From a region of the Streptacidiphilus albus JL83 genome:
- the ligA gene encoding NAD-dependent DNA ligase LigA, with protein sequence MEESRVAADAPGVDAAADAAAGEAADRARHAELARELQEHRQRYYGKDAASVSDAEFDALMRELRAIEQRRPELATADSPSQQVGGALSEDFAKVTHLERMLSLDNAFTDEDLDAWGERVERDLAGQEHHFLCELKIDGLAVNLTYEHGRLVRAATRGTGRVGEDITANALTLDDIPERLQDDNPPALVEIRGEVYMSTADFEQFNAGLAAENERRRGLNEQLLAEGKRPLAMEHLYSNPRNTAAGSLRMKDPKATAARPLRMIVHGIGAREGFDIDCQSHAYELLHAWGLPTARHNRVVGTLAEVKEFIAHFGESGRHSVEHEIDGVVVKVDEIALQGRLGATSSVPRWAIAWKYPPEEAIGKLDRIQVGIGRTGRATPFAVLAEPVLIAGSMVQYATLHNKDVVKSKGVLIGDTVVLRKAGEIIPEILGPVEDLRDGSEYEFVMPTHCHECGTELRQMTEGDKDWRCPNARYCPAQIRERIAYLCGRASLDVEGVGYVAAVALTQPLEPPTPPVADEGDIFGLSLDQLLPIKVLIRDAKTGLPKIDEVTGEQKIVSFFANLNGEPKKTTSLMLDNLQLAKDRDLWRFVNGLSIRHVGPVSAQALAREFRDLDRIAAATEEELAATEGVGPTIAAAIVQWFAEDWHRAIIEKWRAAGVRFVDEGTAEEQGPRPLEGLTVVVTGTLASHTRDGAKEALQQLGAKVTGSVSKKTDFVVVGDNPGSKYDKAVQLKLAVLDDDGFAVLLSEGPEAARGAALPLGGAADEAADETAGPVAGATGDVAGTDG encoded by the coding sequence ATGGAGGAGAGTCGAGTGGCAGCGGACGCACCCGGGGTCGACGCAGCGGCCGACGCGGCAGCCGGGGAGGCGGCCGACCGTGCCCGGCACGCGGAGCTCGCGCGAGAGCTGCAGGAGCACCGGCAGCGGTACTACGGCAAGGACGCGGCCAGCGTCAGCGACGCCGAGTTCGACGCGCTGATGCGCGAGCTCCGGGCGATCGAGCAGCGCCGCCCGGAGCTGGCCACCGCCGACTCGCCGAGCCAGCAGGTCGGCGGGGCGCTGTCGGAGGACTTCGCCAAGGTCACCCACCTGGAGCGGATGCTCAGCCTGGACAACGCCTTCACCGACGAGGACCTGGACGCCTGGGGCGAACGGGTCGAGCGCGACCTGGCCGGCCAGGAGCACCACTTCCTCTGCGAGCTCAAGATCGACGGCCTGGCGGTCAACCTGACCTACGAGCACGGGCGGCTGGTCCGCGCGGCCACCCGGGGCACCGGCCGGGTCGGCGAGGACATCACCGCCAACGCGCTGACGCTCGACGACATCCCGGAGCGGCTGCAGGACGACAACCCGCCGGCCCTGGTGGAGATCCGCGGCGAGGTCTACATGTCCACCGCGGACTTCGAGCAGTTCAACGCCGGCCTCGCGGCCGAGAACGAGCGCCGCCGCGGGCTGAACGAGCAGCTGCTGGCCGAGGGCAAGCGCCCGCTGGCGATGGAGCACCTCTACTCCAATCCCCGCAACACCGCCGCCGGATCGCTGCGGATGAAGGACCCGAAGGCCACCGCCGCGCGTCCGCTGCGCATGATCGTCCACGGGATCGGCGCCCGCGAGGGCTTCGACATCGACTGCCAGTCCCACGCCTACGAGCTGCTGCACGCCTGGGGCCTGCCCACGGCCAGGCACAACCGGGTGGTCGGCACGCTCGCCGAGGTGAAGGAGTTCATCGCCCACTTCGGCGAGAGCGGACGCCACTCGGTGGAGCACGAGATCGACGGCGTGGTGGTCAAGGTCGACGAGATCGCGCTCCAGGGCCGGCTCGGCGCGACCTCCTCGGTGCCGCGCTGGGCCATCGCCTGGAAGTACCCGCCGGAGGAGGCCATCGGCAAGCTGGACCGGATCCAGGTCGGCATCGGCCGCACCGGACGGGCCACGCCCTTCGCGGTGCTGGCCGAGCCGGTGCTGATCGCCGGATCGATGGTCCAGTACGCGACCCTGCACAACAAGGACGTGGTCAAGAGCAAGGGCGTGCTGATCGGCGACACCGTGGTGCTGCGCAAGGCCGGGGAGATCATCCCGGAGATCCTGGGCCCGGTGGAGGACCTCCGCGACGGCAGCGAGTACGAGTTCGTCATGCCGACCCACTGCCACGAGTGCGGCACCGAGCTGCGCCAGATGACCGAGGGCGACAAGGACTGGCGCTGCCCCAACGCCCGCTACTGCCCGGCGCAGATCCGCGAGCGGATCGCCTACCTCTGCGGCCGGGCCTCGCTGGACGTCGAGGGCGTCGGCTACGTCGCGGCCGTCGCGCTGACCCAGCCGCTGGAGCCGCCGACGCCGCCGGTCGCCGACGAGGGTGACATTTTCGGCCTTTCGCTCGATCAGCTGCTGCCGATCAAGGTGCTCATCCGGGACGCCAAGACCGGGCTGCCGAAGATCGACGAGGTCACCGGCGAGCAGAAGATCGTCTCCTTCTTCGCCAACCTCAACGGCGAGCCGAAGAAGACCACCAGCCTGATGCTGGACAACCTCCAACTCGCCAAGGACCGCGACCTGTGGCGGTTCGTCAACGGCCTGTCGATCCGTCATGTCGGTCCGGTCTCGGCCCAGGCCCTGGCTCGGGAGTTCCGCGACCTGGACCGGATCGCCGCCGCCACCGAGGAGGAGCTGGCGGCCACCGAGGGCGTCGGTCCGACCATCGCCGCCGCCATCGTCCAGTGGTTCGCCGAGGACTGGCACCGCGCGATCATCGAGAAGTGGCGGGCGGCCGGGGTCCGCTTCGTCGACGAGGGCACGGCGGAGGAGCAGGGTCCGCGTCCGCTGGAGGGGCTGACCGTGGTGGTCACCGGCACCCTCGCCTCGCACACCCGGGACGGCGCCAAGGAGGCCCTGCAGCAGCTCGGGGCGAAGGTGACCGGGTCGGTGTCGAAGAAGACCGACTTCGTCGTGGTCGGCGACAACCCCGGTTCCAAGTACGACAAGGCGGTCCAGCTGAAGCTCGCGGTCCTGGACGACGACGGCTTCGCGGTGCTGCTCAGCGAGGGCCCGGAGGCCGCCCGCGGCGCGGCCCTGCCGCTCGGCGGGGCGGCCGACGAGGCCGCCGACGAGACGGCCGGACCGGTGGCCGGGGCGACGGGGGATGTGGCCGGAACCGATGGCTGA
- the gatC gene encoding Asp-tRNA(Asn)/Glu-tRNA(Gln) amidotransferase subunit GatC has protein sequence MPGITREEVAHLARLSRLELQAEELDHFAEQLNAIVDAVARVSEIAADDVPPTSHPLPLTNVMRPDVVRPSLTPAEALAGAPAVEEQRFRVPQILGED, from the coding sequence ATGCCTGGCATTACGCGCGAGGAGGTCGCCCACCTCGCCCGGCTGTCGCGGCTGGAGTTGCAGGCCGAAGAGCTGGACCACTTCGCCGAGCAGCTCAACGCGATCGTGGACGCGGTCGCCCGCGTCAGCGAGATCGCCGCCGATGACGTTCCGCCGACCTCCCACCCGCTGCCGCTGACCAACGTCATGCGGCCGGACGTGGTCCGCCCGTCGCTCACGCCCGCCGAGGCCCTCGCCGGCGCACCGGCCGTGGAGGAGCAGCGCTTCCGCGTGCCGCAGATCCTCGGGGAGGACTGA